The Gordonibacter urolithinfaciens genome contains a region encoding:
- a CDS encoding amidohydrolase family protein: protein MLLCAQYILPITLEPFQNGAVLVRDGRICDIGTTDMLKLRYPDEEVVDYGLAALMPGLVDLHTHLENSVMRGIVHDVPYTTWITSMLEKSAKMDVGDWYDSAILGGLEALSSGITCVADITATGAACTATQKLGMRSVIYREVGAMDKRRVDYAMRAAENDIMHWREEVDSSRITIGIAPAAMYVCHPSMFGKVSDFARRENVPVAMHMAGNREEFNFIKYGSSPFSVHTMDQKRGYVEVPPWLPTGTTPVRYALNWGAFESDNVLAIHCVHVDDEDVKKLKEYDVAVAVCPRCNAQLGMGVAPLTEFLRSGLRTGIGTDSPAATDSTDLLTEMRIGMLVQRAVNVGQFLDSATMLEMATIGGARALKLDDKIGSLDIGKRADIVAVDLSGSHQTPTTDPVSAVVNTCSGADVLMTMVDGVQLYEKNKWHVDVEVAKNIARVIEIRGKLRM, encoded by the coding sequence ATGCTGTTGTGCGCACAATATATTCTCCCCATCACTTTAGAACCGTTCCAGAACGGCGCCGTGCTCGTGCGCGACGGCCGCATCTGCGACATCGGCACCACCGACATGCTGAAGCTCCGCTACCCCGACGAGGAGGTCGTCGATTACGGCTTGGCCGCGCTCATGCCGGGCCTGGTCGACCTGCACACCCACCTGGAGAACTCCGTCATGCGCGGCATCGTGCACGACGTGCCCTACACCACCTGGATCACGTCCATGCTGGAGAAGAGCGCGAAGATGGACGTGGGCGACTGGTACGACTCGGCCATCCTGGGCGGCCTCGAGGCGCTCTCCAGCGGCATCACCTGCGTCGCCGACATCACCGCGACGGGTGCGGCCTGCACGGCCACGCAGAAACTCGGCATGCGTTCGGTCATCTACCGCGAGGTGGGCGCCATGGACAAGCGCCGCGTAGACTACGCCATGCGCGCGGCGGAGAACGACATCATGCACTGGCGCGAGGAGGTCGACTCGTCCCGCATCACCATCGGCATCGCCCCGGCGGCCATGTACGTGTGCCACCCCTCCATGTTCGGCAAGGTGTCCGACTTCGCCCGCCGCGAGAACGTGCCCGTGGCCATGCACATGGCCGGCAACCGCGAGGAGTTCAACTTCATCAAGTACGGCTCGTCGCCGTTCTCCGTGCACACCATGGACCAGAAGCGCGGCTACGTGGAGGTCCCGCCGTGGCTGCCAACGGGCACGACGCCCGTGCGCTATGCACTGAACTGGGGCGCGTTCGAATCCGACAACGTGCTGGCCATCCACTGCGTGCATGTGGACGACGAGGACGTGAAGAAGCTCAAGGAGTACGACGTGGCCGTGGCCGTATGCCCGCGCTGCAACGCGCAGCTGGGCATGGGCGTGGCGCCGCTCACCGAGTTCTTGCGCTCCGGCCTGCGCACCGGCATCGGCACCGACTCGCCGGCCGCCACGGACTCCACCGACCTGCTCACCGAGATGCGCATCGGCATGCTGGTGCAGCGCGCCGTGAACGTGGGCCAGTTCCTGGACTCGGCCACCATGCTGGAGATGGCCACCATCGGCGGCGCCCGCGCGCTCAAGCTGGACGACAAGATAGGCTCTCTCGACATCGGCAAGCGAGCCGACATCGTGGCCGTGGACCTGTCCGGCTCGCACCAGACGCCCACCACCGACCCCGTGTCGGCCGTGGTGAACACGTGCAGCGGCGCCGACGTGCTCATGACCATGGTGGACGGCGTGCAGCTGTACGAGAAGAACAAATGGCATGTTGACGTGGAGGTGGCGAAGAACATCGCCCGCGTCATCGAGATCCGCGGAAAACTGAGGATGTAG
- a CDS encoding twin-arginine translocase TatA/TatE family subunit, whose protein sequence is MFGIGPFELFLILLFGFLIFGPDKLPAMAKTLGKAIAKFRDAQEEMNKVIKTEVYDPNSDEPFKNPLDALAKVGEIGKDEKKQAPAASGKQESFSERKARYDKERAAKKAEEAKQATTAATATAAGTAAAAAAKPVARPDGSFAKPEEAKPAPTAAAGTSPAKAEAAKPVAEPKAKPSADELYGTKPVAKKPAAKSATKPAAASGEKKPSAAKSTAAKPAKTEAEKAAARSAAAKKAAATRAAKKKAAEEAAKAAPTTTNEKGE, encoded by the coding sequence TTGTTTGGTATAGGTCCATTTGAGCTTTTTCTCATCCTGCTGTTCGGGTTCCTCATCTTCGGGCCCGACAAGCTTCCGGCCATGGCGAAGACGCTGGGGAAGGCCATCGCGAAATTCAGGGACGCCCAGGAGGAGATGAACAAGGTCATCAAGACGGAAGTCTACGACCCGAATTCCGACGAGCCGTTCAAGAACCCGCTCGACGCTTTGGCGAAGGTGGGAGAGATCGGCAAGGACGAAAAGAAGCAGGCGCCGGCCGCCTCCGGGAAGCAGGAGAGCTTCTCCGAGCGCAAGGCCCGGTACGACAAGGAGCGCGCCGCCAAGAAGGCCGAAGAGGCGAAGCAGGCTACGACGGCCGCGACGGCCACCGCCGCCGGCACTGCCGCAGCGGCGGCGGCGAAGCCCGTCGCACGGCCTGACGGCTCGTTCGCGAAGCCCGAGGAAGCCAAGCCCGCCCCGACGGCGGCGGCCGGAACGTCCCCGGCGAAGGCCGAGGCTGCGAAACCGGTGGCCGAGCCGAAGGCGAAGCCCTCGGCCGACGAGCTGTACGGCACGAAGCCGGTCGCGAAGAAGCCGGCCGCAAAGTCCGCGACGAAGCCCGCAGCTGCTTCGGGGGAGAAGAAGCCCTCGGCAGCGAAGTCCACCGCAGCGAAACCCGCAAAGACCGAGGCCGAGAAGGCGGCGGCTCGCTCGGCTGCTGCGAAGAAGGCCGCGGCGACGCGCGCTGCTAAGAAAAAGGCGGCTGAGGAGGCCGCCAAGGCCGCGCCCACGACGACGAACGAGAAGGGGGAATAA